In Pseudomonas deceptionensis, a single window of DNA contains:
- the gcvT gene encoding glycine cleavage system aminomethyltransferase GcvT: protein MGQRTPLYDLHLALGAKMVDFGGWDMPLHYGSQVEEHHEVRRDCGVFDVSHMTVIDISGVQAKEWLQYLLANDVERLNSPGRALYSAMLNEQGGVVDDMIVYLMPTGYRLIVNAATRDQDLAWMAVQRQGYDVQLQERPELALLAIQGPQARHKVAELVSQARGQLIQQLKPFEGQSNGDWFIARTGYTGEDGLEILLPADQAPAFFNDLVGAGISPIGLGARDTLRLEAGMNLYGQDIHLSVSPLCANMAWTIAWEPASRKFVGREALEAEKAGGVQLKLVGLVLEERGVLRAHQVVRIANVGEGEITSGSFSPTLSKSIALARVPMATADRAEVEIRGKWYPVRVVKPTFVRLGKALI from the coding sequence ATGGGACAGCGTACGCCTCTGTATGACCTGCATCTCGCTCTTGGCGCGAAGATGGTCGATTTTGGCGGTTGGGATATGCCTTTGCATTACGGCTCACAAGTCGAGGAGCACCACGAGGTGCGTCGCGACTGTGGGGTTTTTGATGTTTCGCATATGACCGTGATCGACATCTCCGGGGTTCAGGCCAAGGAATGGCTCCAGTATTTACTCGCCAACGATGTCGAGCGCCTTAACAGCCCCGGCCGCGCCTTGTACAGCGCCATGCTCAATGAGCAGGGCGGTGTGGTCGACGACATGATCGTCTACCTGATGCCTACGGGTTATCGGCTTATCGTTAACGCCGCCACCCGTGATCAGGACCTGGCCTGGATGGCCGTTCAGCGCCAGGGCTATGACGTGCAGCTGCAGGAGCGCCCGGAGCTGGCCTTGCTGGCCATTCAGGGGCCACAGGCGCGGCATAAGGTGGCTGAGCTGGTGAGTCAGGCGCGTGGCCAGTTGATCCAGCAGCTCAAGCCTTTTGAAGGGCAGAGCAATGGCGACTGGTTTATCGCCCGCACCGGCTATACCGGTGAAGATGGCCTGGAAATTCTGCTCCCGGCCGATCAGGCACCGGCTTTTTTCAACGACCTGGTGGGTGCCGGTATTTCACCGATTGGTTTGGGCGCTCGCGACACCTTGCGTCTTGAAGCCGGCATGAACCTTTACGGCCAGGATATCCACCTGTCTGTGTCACCTCTTTGCGCCAATATGGCCTGGACCATCGCCTGGGAGCCTGCTTCTCGCAAGTTCGTGGGCCGCGAAGCGCTGGAGGCTGAAAAGGCTGGCGGCGTGCAGCTCAAACTGGTGGGTTTGGTGCTTGAGGAGCGAGGCGTTTTGCGCGCTCACCAAGTGGTTCGCATCGCCAATGTTGGCGAAGGGGAGATCACCAGTGGTAGCTTCTCTCCTACGCTAAGCAAATCGATCGCCTTGGCGCGAGTTCCGATGGCAACGGCCGACCGTGCCGAGGTCGAAATTCGTGGCAAGTGGTACCCGGTTCGCGTAGTCAAACCGACTTTTGTTCGTCTTGGCAAAGCCTTGATCTAA
- a CDS encoding ABC transporter permease, with protein MAHPAQRRWYPLVFVIAALVLLPLSVLLLSWQSIDGQIWSHLWDTQMPRLLGNTLTLIVGVGVGVTLLGVSLAWLTSLCEFPGRRWLDWALMLPFAIPAYVLAFVFVGLLDFAGPVQTLLREWFGMGLRLPRVRSTGGVIIVLVLVFYPYVYLLARTAFLAQGKGLMEAARVLGQSPWQAFWRVALPMARPAIGAGVALALMETLADFGAVSVFNFDTFTTAIYKTWYGFFSLSTAAQLASLLLLVVMVVLYGERRARGASRASNERPRVSALYHLRGPKAWLASGWCLLVFACAFVIPMLQLVVWFWQRGRFDLDERYAGLILHTLYLGGMAALITVSVALVLAFARRQAPTPTIRAGVSLANLGYALPGSVLAVSIMLAFSYLDRELVIPVSGWLGGAGKPLLLGSLSALLLAYLVRFIAVAYGPLENSLARIRPSLPEAARSLGVSGPRLFFKVYLPLLLPGTLSAALLVFVDVLKEMPATLLMRPFGWDTLAVRIFEMTSEGEWARASLPALTLVLVGLLPVIGLIRRSAHRIG; from the coding sequence GTGGCCCATCCTGCCCAACGCCGCTGGTATCCGCTGGTCTTTGTCATTGCTGCTCTGGTGCTGTTGCCGCTGAGCGTTTTGCTGTTGTCCTGGCAAAGCATTGATGGCCAGATCTGGAGCCATCTGTGGGACACGCAAATGCCGCGTCTGCTGGGCAACACCCTGACTCTGATCGTCGGGGTGGGCGTTGGGGTCACGCTGCTCGGCGTGAGCCTGGCGTGGCTGACCAGCCTGTGTGAGTTCCCCGGCAGGCGTTGGCTGGATTGGGCGCTGATGCTGCCGTTTGCGATTCCTGCTTATGTGTTGGCGTTTGTTTTTGTCGGCCTCCTGGATTTTGCCGGGCCGGTGCAAACCCTGCTACGCGAATGGTTTGGCATGGGCCTGAGGTTGCCACGGGTGCGCTCCACCGGTGGCGTGATCATCGTGCTGGTTCTGGTGTTCTACCCCTATGTCTACCTGCTGGCGCGCACGGCGTTTCTGGCCCAGGGCAAAGGCCTGATGGAGGCTGCCAGGGTGTTGGGCCAAAGCCCGTGGCAGGCGTTCTGGCGGGTGGCGTTACCCATGGCGCGCCCGGCGATTGGTGCGGGTGTGGCGCTGGCGTTGATGGAAACCCTGGCCGACTTCGGCGCCGTGTCGGTGTTCAACTTCGATACGTTCACCACCGCAATCTACAAAACCTGGTACGGCTTTTTCAGCTTGTCGACGGCGGCGCAACTGGCCAGCCTGCTGTTGCTGGTGGTCATGGTGGTGCTCTACGGCGAGCGCCGGGCCCGAGGGGCCAGTCGCGCCAGTAACGAGCGCCCCCGGGTCAGCGCCTTGTATCACTTGCGCGGTCCCAAAGCGTGGCTGGCCAGTGGCTGGTGCTTGCTGGTATTCGCCTGTGCTTTTGTGATCCCGATGCTGCAACTGGTGGTGTGGTTCTGGCAGCGCGGGCGGTTTGACCTGGATGAGCGTTACGCCGGTCTTATCCTGCACACCCTGTATCTGGGGGGCATGGCGGCGCTGATTACAGTGAGCGTGGCGTTGGTGCTGGCATTTGCCCGGCGTCAGGCACCCACCCCGACCATTCGCGCCGGCGTCAGCCTGGCGAACCTGGGCTATGCCTTGCCGGGTTCGGTGTTGGCAGTGTCGATCATGTTGGCATTCAGCTATCTGGACCGCGAACTGGTGATCCCTGTGTCGGGCTGGTTGGGGGGGGCGGGCAAGCCGCTGCTGCTGGGTAGCCTGTCGGCCTTGCTGCTGGCGTATCTGGTGCGGTTTATCGCCGTGGCTTATGGCCCGCTGGAGAACAGCCTGGCGCGCATTCGTCCTTCCTTGCCCGAAGCGGCCCGCAGCTTGGGGGTCAGTGGCCCACGACTGTTTTTCAAAGTGTATCTGCCGTTATTGCTGCCGGGCACCTTGAGCGCTGCGTTGCTGGTGTTTGTCGATGTGCTCAAGGAGATGCCGGCCACCTTGCTGATGCGCCCGTTTGGCTGGGATACGCTGGCTGTGCGTATCTTTGAAATGACCAGTGAAGGCGAATGGGCGAGGGCTTCGTTGCCCGCCCTGACTCTGGTGCTGGTCGGATTGTTACCGGTCATCGGGCTGATTCGACGCTCGGCCCATCGAATCGGTTAG
- a CDS encoding extracellular solute-binding protein, with protein MLAPKRLLTALALTVFASSVSAADEVVVYSSRIDELIKPVFDAYTAKTGVKVKFITDKEAPLMQRIKAEGQNATADLLLTVDAGNLWQAEQMGILQPFTSAVIDKNIPPQYRSSSHEWTGLSLRARTIAYSTDRVKPEELSTYEALADKNWEGRLCLRTAKKVYNQSLTATMIEVNGPEKTEEVLKGWVNNLSTDVFSDDIAVLEAINAGQCDVGIVNTYYYGRLHKQKPDLAVKLFWPNQADRGVHVNLSGIGLTKYAPHPEAAKALVEWMTTPEAQAIFAGVNQEFPANPSVAPSAEVASWGKFKADALPVEVAGKRQAEAIRMMDRAGWN; from the coding sequence ATGTTGGCACCCAAGCGTCTACTGACTGCCCTGGCCCTAACCGTTTTTGCGAGCAGCGTTTCTGCGGCCGATGAAGTGGTGGTTTACTCCTCGCGTATCGACGAGCTGATCAAACCGGTATTTGACGCCTACACCGCCAAAACCGGGGTCAAGGTCAAGTTCATCACCGACAAGGAAGCGCCGCTGATGCAGCGCATCAAGGCTGAGGGCCAAAACGCCACTGCCGACCTGTTGCTGACCGTGGATGCCGGTAACCTGTGGCAAGCCGAGCAAATGGGCATTCTGCAGCCGTTCACCTCCGCGGTGATCGACAAAAATATCCCGCCGCAATACCGTTCTTCCTCCCATGAGTGGACAGGTTTGAGCCTTCGCGCACGGACCATTGCGTATTCGACTGACCGGGTCAAACCTGAAGAGCTGTCGACCTACGAAGCCCTGGCTGACAAGAACTGGGAAGGCCGTCTGTGCCTGCGCACCGCCAAGAAGGTTTATAACCAGTCGCTGACCGCCACCATGATCGAAGTGAACGGCCCGGAAAAAACCGAAGAAGTCCTCAAGGGCTGGGTGAACAACCTGTCCACCGACGTCTTCTCGGATGACATCGCGGTGCTTGAAGCGATCAATGCCGGGCAGTGCGACGTCGGTATCGTCAACACTTACTACTACGGCCGTCTGCACAAGCAAAAGCCCGATCTGGCGGTGAAGCTGTTCTGGCCTAACCAGGCTGACCGTGGGGTTCACGTCAACCTGTCGGGCATTGGCCTGACCAAGTACGCCCCTCATCCGGAAGCGGCCAAGGCACTGGTGGAGTGGATGACCACCCCTGAAGCCCAGGCGATTTTTGCAGGTGTTAACCAGGAGTTCCCGGCTAACCCGAGCGTTGCACCTTCGGCCGAAGTGGCCAGCTGGGGCAAGTTCAAAGCCGATGCCTTGCCGGTCGAAGTGGCAGGCAAGCGCCAGGCCGAAGCCATCCGCATGATGGATCGCGCTGGCTGGAACTGA
- a CDS encoding 2-octaprenyl-3-methyl-6-methoxy-1,4-benzoquinol hydroxylase → MRADLLIVGAGMVGSALALALKESGLKILLLDGSPLSVKPFTAQAPFEPRVSALSAASQRILQRLGAWDGITRRRVSPYAHMHVWDGSGTGQIHFSAASVHAEVLGHIVENRVVQDALLECLQASNIELHANARLEQMRRSGDEWLLTLADGRTVRAPLVIAADGANSAVRRLTGCETREWDYMHHAIVTSVRCSEPHQRTAWQRFTDHGPLAFLPLERDGRQDWCSIVWSTTPEQAEHLMALDDAAFCRELELAFEGRLGSVISADPRVCVPLRQRHAKRYVAEGLALIGDAAHTIHPLAGQGVNLGFLDAAVLADVLLHAADRGERLADVRVLSRFERRRMPHNLALMAAMEGFERLFQADSLTARLLRNTGLKWVNKMPEAKAMFVRQALGLSGDLPPLAKA, encoded by the coding sequence ATGCGCGCAGATCTGCTGATTGTTGGGGCCGGAATGGTCGGAAGTGCGCTGGCGCTGGCGCTCAAAGAGAGTGGCTTGAAAATCCTGCTGCTCGATGGCAGCCCGCTGAGCGTCAAACCCTTTACAGCCCAGGCGCCGTTCGAGCCTCGGGTCAGTGCCCTGTCGGCCGCCAGTCAGCGCATTTTGCAGCGTCTTGGCGCCTGGGATGGCATTACCCGGCGTCGCGTCAGCCCGTATGCGCACATGCACGTATGGGATGGCAGCGGCACGGGGCAGATCCATTTCTCGGCGGCCAGCGTGCATGCCGAAGTGCTCGGCCATATCGTCGAAAACCGCGTGGTGCAGGACGCCCTGCTTGAATGCTTGCAGGCCAGCAATATCGAACTGCATGCCAATGCGCGGCTGGAACAGATGCGCCGCTCTGGCGACGAATGGCTGCTGACCCTCGCGGATGGCCGCACCGTGCGTGCGCCTCTGGTGATTGCCGCCGATGGCGCCAATTCGGCGGTACGCCGCCTGACCGGCTGTGAGACCCGCGAGTGGGATTACATGCATCATGCCATTGTCACCAGCGTTCGCTGCTCAGAGCCGCACCAACGGACCGCCTGGCAACGTTTTACCGACCACGGCCCGCTGGCGTTTTTGCCACTGGAGCGCGACGGCCGGCAGGACTGGTGCTCGATTGTCTGGTCGACCACCCCCGAACAAGCCGAACACCTGATGGCATTGGACGACGCAGCCTTCTGCCGCGAGTTGGAACTGGCCTTTGAAGGCCGTCTGGGCAGCGTGATAAGTGCCGATCCGCGGGTTTGTGTGCCGCTGCGTCAGCGTCACGCCAAGCGTTACGTGGCCGAAGGCCTGGCGTTGATCGGGGATGCGGCGCACACCATCCACCCGCTGGCCGGGCAGGGCGTGAACCTGGGCTTCCTGGATGCAGCGGTGCTGGCAGATGTGCTGCTGCATGCCGCAGACCGTGGCGAGCGCTTGGCGGACGTGCGTGTGCTCAGCCGCTTTGAACGTCGGCGCATGCCGCACAACCTGGCCTTGATGGCAGCAATGGAAGGGTTTGAGCGCCTGTTCCAGGCTGATTCGCTGACCGCCCGCTTGTTGCGCAACACCGGTTTGAAATGGGTCAACAAAATGCCTGAAGCGAAAGCCATGTTCGTGCGCCAGGCGCTTGGCCTGAGCGGCGACTTGCCGCCGTTGGCCAAGGCCTGA
- the ubiH gene encoding 2-octaprenyl-6-methoxyphenyl hydroxylase, whose translation MSRVNLAIIGGGLVGASLALALQAGAKARGWKIVLIEPFAPGNSYQPSYDARSSALSYGARQIYERLGLWSAIAERGEPIKDIHVSDRGRFSTARLSASEEGVPALGYVVENAWLGQCLWKSLDPDVISWRCPAEVIHMQPLEDGYRLTLNDETTLECDLAVLADGGRSGLREQLGIHVRQQPYNQSALIANITPSRPHGGMAFERFTEEGPMALLPLPDNRCALVWTRLGMDAQRLAALDERSFLSELQGVFGYRLGTLKQVGARHLYPLTLVEAEEQVRPHLTVLGNAAHSLHPIAGQGFNLSLRDAQALADALLGSDKKPGDFATLLSYQQAQKLDQQLTIGFSDQVTRVFGSEQPLVSFARNLGLLGLDLLPPAKRWFARQAMGLGTRADS comes from the coding sequence ATGAGCCGCGTCAATCTGGCCATTATCGGTGGCGGTCTGGTGGGGGCTAGCCTGGCGCTGGCGTTGCAGGCCGGGGCCAAGGCCCGAGGCTGGAAGATTGTATTGATCGAGCCGTTTGCGCCCGGCAATAGCTACCAGCCCAGCTACGACGCCCGTTCTTCGGCGCTGAGCTATGGCGCGCGGCAAATTTATGAGCGTTTGGGCCTGTGGTCAGCCATTGCCGAGCGCGGTGAGCCGATCAAGGACATTCATGTGTCCGATCGCGGGCGTTTCTCAACGGCGCGTTTGTCGGCCAGCGAAGAAGGCGTTCCGGCGCTGGGTTATGTGGTCGAAAACGCCTGGCTGGGCCAGTGCCTGTGGAAAAGTCTGGACCCGGACGTGATCAGCTGGCGTTGCCCGGCTGAAGTTATCCACATGCAACCGCTGGAAGACGGCTACCGCCTGACCCTCAACGATGAGACCACCCTGGAGTGCGACCTCGCGGTATTGGCCGATGGCGGCCGTTCAGGCTTGCGCGAGCAGTTGGGCATTCATGTGCGCCAGCAGCCTTATAACCAGAGCGCGCTGATTGCCAACATCACCCCGAGCCGGCCCCATGGCGGGATGGCGTTTGAACGTTTCACCGAAGAAGGGCCGATGGCCTTGCTGCCGTTGCCGGACAACCGCTGCGCACTGGTGTGGACGCGTCTGGGCATGGACGCGCAGCGTCTGGCGGCTTTGGACGAGCGCAGCTTTCTCAGCGAGTTGCAGGGAGTGTTCGGCTATCGCCTGGGCACGCTTAAACAAGTGGGGGCGCGGCATCTGTACCCGCTGACGCTGGTTGAAGCCGAGGAGCAGGTACGCCCGCACCTGACGGTGTTGGGTAACGCTGCCCACAGCCTGCACCCGATTGCCGGTCAGGGCTTTAACCTGTCCCTGCGCGATGCCCAGGCCCTGGCCGATGCCTTGCTGGGCAGTGATAAAAAGCCCGGTGATTTCGCCACGCTGTTGAGTTATCAACAGGCTCAAAAACTCGACCAGCAACTGACCATCGGCTTCTCGGACCAGGTAACGCGGGTCTTTGGCAGCGAGCAGCCGCTGGTGTCCTTTGCGCGAAACCTCGGCTTGCTCGGCCTTGATCTATTGCCACCGGCCAAGCGCTGGTTTGCCCGCCAGGCCATGGGCCTGGGCACCCGCGCAGACAGTTGA
- the pepP gene encoding Xaa-Pro aminopeptidase encodes MIHIPKSEYARRRKALMAQMEPNSIAILPAAAVAIRNRDVEHVYRQDSNFQYLSGFPEPQAVIVLIPGRVHGEYVLFCRERNVERELWDGLRAGQEGAISDFGADDAFPITDIDDILPGLIEGRDRVYSAMGSNPEFDRKLMEWINAIRSKASLGAQPPDEFVALDHLLHDMRLYKSAAELKVMRHAAHISARAHVRAMQASRVGLHEYSLEAELDYEFRKSGAKMPAYGSIVASGDNSCILHYQENDALLKDGDLVLIDAGCEIDCYASDISRTFPVNGRFSPEQKAIYELVLAAQEAAFTQIAPDKHWNQAHEATVQVITAGLVELGLLQGDVQELIASEAYKAFYMHRAGHWLGLDVHDVGEYKVGGEWRVLEVGMTLTVEPGIYISPNNLNVAKKWRGIGVRIEDDVVVTKNGCEILSGDVPKAVAEIEALMAAARSSAA; translated from the coding sequence ATGATTCATATCCCGAAATCGGAATACGCACGTCGCCGCAAGGCACTCATGGCGCAGATGGAGCCCAACAGTATTGCGATCCTCCCCGCCGCCGCGGTGGCGATTCGTAATCGCGATGTCGAACATGTTTATCGTCAAGACAGCAATTTCCAGTACCTGAGCGGCTTTCCCGAGCCCCAGGCCGTGATCGTTTTGATCCCTGGCCGGGTGCACGGCGAATACGTGCTGTTTTGCCGCGAGCGCAACGTTGAACGCGAGCTGTGGGATGGCTTGCGTGCCGGGCAAGAAGGCGCGATCAGCGACTTCGGTGCCGACGACGCGTTTCCCATTACCGACATCGACGACATCCTGCCGGGGCTGATCGAAGGCCGTGACCGTGTGTATTCGGCGATGGGCAGCAACCCTGAATTCGACCGCAAGCTGATGGAGTGGATCAACGCGATCCGCTCCAAGGCGAGCCTCGGCGCTCAGCCGCCTGACGAATTCGTTGCTCTGGATCATCTGCTGCATGACATGCGCCTGTATAAATCGGCAGCAGAACTCAAGGTCATGCGCCACGCGGCGCACATTTCGGCTCGCGCCCATGTGCGTGCCATGCAGGCCAGCCGCGTCGGGTTGCATGAGTACAGCCTTGAGGCTGAACTGGATTACGAATTCCGTAAAAGCGGGGCAAAAATGCCAGCCTATGGCTCGATCGTCGCCTCAGGTGATAACAGCTGCATCCTGCATTACCAGGAGAACGACGCCCTGCTCAAGGACGGCGACCTGGTATTGATTGATGCCGGCTGCGAGATCGACTGCTACGCCAGCGACATCAGCCGCACGTTCCCGGTCAATGGCAGGTTTTCGCCGGAGCAAAAGGCCATTTACGAACTGGTGTTGGCGGCGCAGGAAGCCGCCTTCACCCAGATCGCGCCCGACAAGCACTGGAACCAGGCCCACGAAGCCACGGTTCAGGTGATTACCGCAGGTCTTGTGGAACTGGGCTTGCTGCAGGGCGATGTTCAAGAGCTGATTGCCAGCGAGGCCTACAAGGCGTTTTACATGCACCGCGCCGGCCACTGGCTGGGGCTCGATGTGCATGACGTGGGCGAATACAAGGTTGGCGGTGAGTGGCGCGTGCTGGAGGTCGGCATGACCCTGACCGTCGAGCCGGGCATCTATATCAGTCCTAACAACCTGAATGTCGCCAAAAAATGGCGCGGTATTGGTGTGCGGATCGAGGACGACGTTGTGGTCACTAAAAATGGCTGTGAAATTCTGAGCGGCGACGTGCCGAAAGCCGTTGCCGAAATCGAAGCCTTGATGGCTGCTGCGCGATCGAGCGCGGCATGA
- a CDS encoding YecA family protein, with the protein MPIQNSPYQAFATLLTASGHNVSPAELHGLLLGRSAAGAGFDHDGWLADAADLLEGEIQDNVRNALIGLQEMVKGELTGDDMTVVLLLPTDDAPLTERAIALGQWCQGFLSGFGLNYRDNALSTEGKEVLQDLAAIAQVQDALEESEDGESDYMEVMEYLRVAPLLLFTETKKPAEPAAAKPSLH; encoded by the coding sequence ATGCCTATCCAGAATTCCCCGTATCAAGCCTTCGCCACCCTGCTGACCGCCAGCGGCCATAATGTTTCGCCTGCAGAACTGCACGGCCTGTTGCTGGGTCGCAGCGCTGCTGGCGCCGGCTTCGACCACGACGGCTGGTTGGCTGACGCCGCCGATCTGCTCGAAGGCGAAATTCAAGACAACGTACGCAATGCCCTGATCGGTTTGCAAGAGATGGTTAAAGGCGAACTGACCGGCGACGACATGACGGTCGTGCTGTTGTTGCCAACCGATGACGCGCCGCTGACCGAGCGAGCAATCGCGTTGGGCCAATGGTGCCAGGGTTTCCTCTCCGGTTTCGGCCTGAATTATCGCGACAACGCCTTGAGCACTGAAGGCAAGGAAGTCCTGCAAGACCTGGCAGCCATTGCCCAGGTGCAAGATGCCCTGGAAGAGTCCGAAGACGGCGAAAGCGACTACATGGAAGTGATGGAATACCTGCGCGTTGCGCCATTGTTGCTGTTCACTGAAACCAAGAAGCCCGCAGAACCAGCTGCCGCCAAGCCTTCGCTACACTGA
- a CDS encoding TIGR02449 family protein, translating into MEDTDLHALMARLELLISRVEQLKRQNGLLIAQEKTWREERAHLIEKNEIARHKVESMISRLKALEQDS; encoded by the coding sequence ATGGAAGACACCGACCTGCATGCACTGATGGCTAGACTCGAGTTGCTGATTAGCCGAGTCGAGCAACTAAAACGTCAAAACGGACTCTTAATAGCTCAGGAAAAAACTTGGCGCGAGGAACGCGCGCACCTCATTGAAAAAAACGAAATCGCCCGACACAAGGTCGAATCGATGATTTCGCGCCTCAAAGCCCTGGAGCAAGACTCATGA
- a CDS encoding cell division protein ZapA, whose amino-acid sequence MSSSSSVTVHILDKEYSIMCPQEERTNLVSAARYLDGKMREIRSSGKVIGADRIAVMAALNITHDLLHRQEVTEVQTNSTTREQVRDLLERVDLVLATDPAERQS is encoded by the coding sequence ATGAGTTCAAGCAGTAGCGTTACCGTGCACATCCTCGATAAAGAGTATTCGATCATGTGCCCTCAGGAAGAACGCACCAACCTGGTGAGTGCAGCCCGGTATCTGGATGGCAAGATGCGTGAAATCCGCAGCAGCGGCAAAGTCATTGGCGCCGACCGCATCGCCGTGATGGCCGCGCTGAATATCACCCATGATCTGCTGCACAGGCAGGAGGTCACCGAAGTACAGACCAACAGCACCACCCGTGAACAGGTGCGCGACCTGCTGGAGCGTGTTGATCTGGTGCTGGCCACTGATCCGGCTGAACGTCAAAGCTGA